The following proteins are co-located in the Silene latifolia isolate original U9 population chromosome 1, ASM4854445v1, whole genome shotgun sequence genome:
- the LOC141605039 gene encoding mannose-1-phosphate guanylyltransferase 1, with the protein MKALILVGGFGTRLRPFTLSFPKPLVDFANKPMILHQIEALKAVGVTEVVLAINYQPEVMLNFLKDFEAKLGIKITCSQETEPMGTAGPLALARDKLIDNSGEPFFVLNSDVISEYPLKEMIEFHKAHDGEASIMVTKVDEPSKYGVVVMEESTGKVERFVEKPKLFVGNKINAGIYLLDPSVLDKIELRPTSIEKEVFPKIAAEKKLYAMVLPGFWMDIGQPRDYITGLRLYLDSLRKKSSPKLASGDHIIGNVLVDETAKIGEGCLIGPDVAVGPGCVIESGVRLSRCTVMRGVRIKKHACISSSIIGWHSTVGQWARVENMTLLGEDVHVSDEVYSNGGVVLPHKEIKTSILKPEIVM; encoded by the exons ATGAAGGCTTTGATTCTTGTTGGAGGGTTTGGAACAAGGCTCAGGCCATTTACACTCAGCTTTCCTAAGCCTCTCGTCGATTTCGCTAACAAGCCCATGATCCTTCATCAG ATAGAAGCTCTGAAGGCTGTTGGGGTTACCGAAGTGGTTTTGGCTATCAATTATCAACCAGAG GTGATGTTGAACTTCTTGAAGGACTTTGAGGCCAAGCTTGGGATCAAAATTACTTGTTCCCAAGAGACGGAACCTATGGGTACTGCTGGTCCTTTGGCATTGGCTCGGGACAAACTTATTGATAATTCTGGCGAGCCTTTTTTTGTTCTCAACAGTGATGTAATCAGTGAGTACCCCCTGAAAGAGATGATAGAATTCCACAAAGCTCACGATGGTGAGGCTTCAATCATGGTCACAAAG GTTGATGAGCCATCAAAATACGGTGTTGTTGTGATGGAGGAATCAACTGGAAAGGTTGAGAGGTTTGTCGAGAAACCTAAACTATTTGTAGGCAACAAGATCAATGCTGGGATTTATCTATTGGACCCATCTGTTCTTGACAAAATTGAACTTAGACCTACTTCAATTGAAAAAGAAGTCTTCCCGAAAATTGCAGCCGAGAAAAAGCTGTATGCTATGGTTCTACCTGGGTTTTGGATGGACATTGGACAGCCAAGAGATTACATCACAGGTCTCAGGCTCTACCTTGATTCACTGAGGAAGAAATCATCACCCAAATTGGCCAGTGGGGACCACATTATCGGAAATGTGTTGGTTGATGAAACAGCAAAGATAGGAGAAGGGTGTCTGATTGGGCCGGATGTTGCAGTTGGGCCAGGCTGTGTGATTGAGTCAGGGGTTAGACTATCTCGCTGCACAGTCATGCGTGGGGTTCGGATCAAGAAACATGCTTGCATCTCTAGCAGCATTATCGGGTGGCACTCTACTGTAGGGCAGTGGGCACGTGTAGAGAACATGACTCTTCTCGGAGAAGATGTCCATGTTTCGGATGAGGTTTACAGTAATGGCGGAGTTGTGTTGCCTCACAAGGAGATCAAAACTAGCATTCTGAAGCCTGAGATCGTTATGTGA